One region of Kytococcus sedentarius DSM 20547 genomic DNA includes:
- a CDS encoding acetyl-CoA C-acetyltransferase, with the protein MSENTTVIVSGARTPMGRMQGALGSLSGAELGGHAIAAALERGKVDPASVDYVIMGQVLTAGAGQIPARQAAVNAGISMDVPALTINKVCLSGLDAIALADQTIRAGEFECVVAGGQESMTNAPHLLPKSRGGFKYGDVTLKDHMDLDGLWDAFTDQAMGGLTESANREDRGGELTREEQDAFAAQSHQRAAAATEKGIFPEEITPVSVPQRKGDPLEVTTDEGIRPDTTPESLAKLRPAFSPEGTITAGSASQISDGAAAVVVMKKSAAEAAGLEWIAEIGAHGVVSGPDSSLQLQPANAIRAALAKEGLSVEDVDLFEINEAFAAVGIASAKDLGVSEDIVNVNGGAIALGHPIGMSGARLVLSLAMELKRRGGGVGVAALCGGGGQGDALVVRVPKA; encoded by the coding sequence ATGTCCGAGAACACCACCGTCATCGTCTCCGGTGCCCGTACCCCGATGGGCCGCATGCAGGGCGCCCTGGGCAGCCTGTCCGGCGCCGAGCTGGGTGGCCACGCCATCGCCGCGGCGCTCGAGCGGGGCAAGGTCGACCCCGCATCGGTCGACTACGTGATCATGGGCCAGGTGCTCACCGCCGGCGCCGGGCAGATCCCGGCGCGCCAGGCCGCCGTGAACGCCGGCATCTCGATGGACGTCCCGGCGCTGACGATCAACAAGGTGTGCCTCTCGGGGCTGGACGCGATCGCGCTGGCCGACCAGACCATCCGCGCCGGGGAGTTCGAGTGCGTCGTGGCCGGCGGCCAGGAGTCCATGACGAACGCCCCGCACCTGCTGCCGAAGTCCCGTGGCGGGTTCAAGTACGGCGACGTCACGCTCAAGGACCACATGGACCTCGACGGCCTGTGGGACGCCTTCACCGACCAGGCGATGGGGGGTCTCACCGAGTCCGCCAACCGCGAGGACCGGGGCGGTGAGCTGACCCGCGAGGAGCAGGACGCCTTCGCCGCCCAGTCCCACCAGCGCGCAGCCGCGGCCACCGAGAAGGGCATCTTCCCCGAGGAGATCACCCCGGTGAGCGTGCCGCAGCGCAAGGGCGACCCCCTCGAGGTCACCACCGACGAGGGCATCCGCCCCGACACGACCCCGGAGTCCCTCGCGAAGCTGCGCCCGGCCTTCAGCCCCGAGGGCACCATCACCGCGGGCTCGGCCTCGCAGATCTCCGATGGCGCCGCCGCCGTGGTGGTCATGAAGAAGTCCGCTGCCGAGGCCGCCGGCTTGGAGTGGATCGCCGAGATCGGGGCCCACGGCGTGGTCTCCGGCCCGGACTCCAGCCTGCAGCTGCAGCCGGCCAACGCCATCCGCGCCGCCCTGGCCAAGGAGGGCCTGTCGGTCGAGGACGTGGACCTGTTCGAGATCAACGAGGCCTTCGCCGCTGTCGGCATCGCCAGTGCCAAGGACCTGGGCGTGAGCGAGGACATCGTCAACGTCAACGGTGGCGCGATCGCCCTGGGCCACCCCATCGGCATGTCGGGTGCGCGGCTCGTCCTCAGCTTGGCCATGGAGCTCAAGCGTCGCGGCGGCGGCGTGGGCGTCGCGGCCCTCTGTGGTGGTGGCGGTCAGGGTGACGCCCTGGTCGTCCGCGTGCCGAAGGCCTGA
- a CDS encoding thiamine-binding protein, with protein MLVAFSIAPSSEGPDGGVSEAVARAVRIVRASGLPNHTDSMFTTLEGEWDECMAVIKECVDVLSAESPRVSLVLKADIRPGFTGQLEAKVQRVERHLAGE; from the coding sequence ATGCTGGTCGCATTCAGCATCGCCCCGTCGTCCGAGGGCCCGGACGGCGGGGTGAGTGAGGCCGTGGCCCGGGCGGTCCGCATCGTGCGCGCCTCCGGACTGCCCAACCACACGGACTCGATGTTCACGACCCTCGAGGGGGAGTGGGACGAGTGCATGGCCGTCATCAAGGAGTGCGTGGACGTGCTCTCGGCCGAGTCGCCCCGGGTGTCGCTGGTGCTCAAGGCCGACATCCGCCCCGGGTTCACCGGCCAGCTGGAGGCAAAGGTGCAGCGCGTGGAACGGCATCTGGCCGGGGAGTGA
- a CDS encoding peptidoglycan-binding domain-containing protein → MAWAALTVLRPAEDPLEAPAATVVPVKQGEIGSSISLNTTAQWTTTPLGINRASGVVTRVVVEAGDEVSAGDVLYEVELRPVTIAEGKVPAFRKIGAGTEGADVKQLQQLLMQGGHFAGTVDGTAGKDTVQAIRAWQRSQGIDATGVVGPGDVIYVPSLPARVTLDTEVVRTGATLSGGEEALQGLPAAPSFEMPVTTAQAAMVPTGARVNITSPEGDAWSATAGGQSVDEGSGTVHITLDSLDEGPVCADQCAQVPVTGQSSLRSEIITVQEVSGLVVPSSALITEAGGQTAVIDEAGSRLPVEVTASAKGMSVISGVDAGTKVQVPAQRAAQE, encoded by the coding sequence GTGGCCTGGGCGGCCCTCACCGTGCTGCGCCCCGCCGAGGACCCGCTGGAGGCACCGGCCGCGACGGTGGTGCCGGTGAAACAGGGGGAGATCGGCTCCTCGATCTCGTTGAACACCACCGCCCAGTGGACCACGACCCCGTTGGGCATCAACCGAGCCTCCGGCGTCGTCACGCGCGTGGTGGTGGAGGCCGGGGACGAGGTCAGCGCGGGGGACGTGTTGTACGAGGTCGAACTGCGCCCCGTGACCATCGCCGAGGGGAAGGTGCCCGCGTTCCGGAAGATCGGGGCAGGCACGGAAGGCGCCGACGTGAAGCAGCTCCAGCAGCTTCTGATGCAGGGCGGTCACTTCGCCGGGACCGTCGATGGCACCGCCGGCAAGGACACGGTGCAGGCGATCCGCGCCTGGCAGAGGTCCCAGGGCATCGATGCCACCGGTGTCGTCGGCCCAGGCGACGTCATCTACGTGCCGTCCCTCCCGGCCCGCGTGACGCTCGACACCGAGGTCGTCCGCACTGGCGCCACCCTCAGCGGTGGGGAGGAGGCTCTCCAGGGACTCCCGGCTGCACCCTCGTTCGAGATGCCGGTGACCACGGCGCAGGCGGCCATGGTGCCCACGGGCGCGCGGGTGAACATCACCTCGCCCGAGGGGGACGCCTGGTCAGCCACCGCGGGCGGTCAGTCCGTGGACGAGGGCTCCGGAACGGTCCACATCACCCTCGACAGCCTCGATGAGGGGCCCGTCTGCGCCGACCAGTGCGCCCAGGTGCCGGTGACCGGACAGTCCTCCCTGCGCTCGGAGATCATCACCGTCCAGGAGGTGAGCGGGCTCGTGGTCCCGTCCTCGGCCCTCATCACCGAGGCCGGTGGTCAGACGGCGGTGATCGATGAGGCCGGCAGCCGTCTCCCGGTGGAGGTCACCGCATCGGCCAAGGGGATGTCGGTCATCTCGGGCGTGGACGCCGGGACGAAGGTGCAGGTACCCGCACAGCGGGCGGCGCAGGAATGA
- a CDS encoding ABC transporter ATP-binding protein, whose amino-acid sequence MSTRAGWDSPPRLEARALSFGYTPQEPLLQEWDAAFEAGSMTALTGPSGRGKSTLMYLLGLMLRPSSGAILLDGVDAVPRKDAELARLRAERFGFVFQDAALDTTRTVLDNVTETALYRGVARSTVSGAARELMERFGVDLPPERKPGQVSGGQAQRIALCRALLNQPSVLLADEPTGNLDPASSGVVVDALRQHASRGAAVVLVTHSPELAAACDREIRL is encoded by the coding sequence ATGAGCACCCGCGCCGGGTGGGACAGCCCGCCCCGGCTGGAGGCACGCGCACTGTCCTTCGGCTACACGCCGCAGGAGCCGCTCCTCCAGGAGTGGGACGCGGCCTTCGAGGCCGGGTCGATGACGGCGCTCACCGGACCGTCCGGGCGGGGGAAGTCGACGCTCATGTACCTGCTGGGCCTGATGCTGCGGCCCTCCTCCGGTGCCATCCTGCTGGACGGCGTCGATGCGGTGCCGCGCAAGGACGCCGAGTTGGCCCGTCTGAGGGCCGAGAGGTTCGGCTTCGTCTTCCAGGACGCGGCCCTGGACACCACGCGGACGGTGCTGGACAACGTCACCGAGACCGCGCTCTACCGCGGGGTCGCCCGCAGCACCGTGAGCGGCGCAGCGCGCGAGCTCATGGAGCGATTCGGGGTCGACCTGCCCCCGGAGCGCAAGCCGGGGCAGGTGTCGGGCGGGCAGGCGCAGCGCATCGCCCTGTGCCGGGCGCTGCTCAACCAGCCGTCGGTGCTGCTGGCCGACGAGCCCACCGGAAACCTGGATCCCGCGAGCAGCGGGGTCGTAGTGGACGCCCTACGTCAGCACGCCTCGCGTGGGGCGGCGGTCGTCCTCGTCACGCACTCCCCGGAGCTCGCGGCGGCCTGCGACCGGGAGATTCGGTTGTGA
- a CDS encoding ABC transporter permease, translating into MRSQPVLSAVTVVMVLGMVLAVMLTTGRTVGAEQRVLSTIDSEGTRTIVVRAEAEAGLTSSAIDRMSGIEGIEWLGGFSAAVDATNSAVPEGKTTPVRSLYGGDLERLGVPPASPIPGGLAWASPQALQDLGMPDASGGVTATSGTSYGVAGELDVPDFLEELEPLVIVPQPDARGDERLSTIVVIARTPELVPAVGDAVMSVAAADDPSKLSLQTSENLAALRSLVGGQLGSFSRGLVLALLAVTGGLLAVLLFSLVMMRRKDFGRRRALGASRGLIVGLILAQTAVLAGVGLMLGVDVSVAVLLATADPLPGVSFTLALCVLTLATALLSAILPAVVASRREPIRELRVP; encoded by the coding sequence GTGAGGTCGCAGCCCGTTCTCTCGGCGGTCACCGTAGTCATGGTCCTGGGCATGGTGCTGGCGGTGATGCTGACCACGGGACGGACCGTGGGCGCGGAGCAGCGGGTCCTGTCGACCATCGACTCCGAGGGGACCCGGACGATCGTCGTGCGGGCAGAGGCCGAGGCGGGTCTGACCAGCAGCGCCATCGACCGCATGAGCGGCATCGAGGGCATCGAGTGGCTCGGGGGCTTCTCCGCGGCGGTCGACGCCACGAACTCGGCGGTCCCAGAGGGCAAGACGACGCCGGTCCGATCGCTGTACGGAGGGGACCTCGAGCGGCTCGGTGTGCCACCGGCATCGCCCATCCCGGGCGGGCTCGCGTGGGCGTCCCCGCAGGCCTTGCAGGACCTGGGCATGCCCGATGCCAGCGGAGGAGTCACGGCGACCTCCGGCACGTCCTACGGAGTGGCCGGTGAGCTCGACGTGCCCGACTTCCTGGAGGAGCTCGAACCCCTGGTGATCGTCCCCCAACCGGACGCCAGGGGGGACGAACGGTTGAGCACCATCGTGGTGATCGCCCGCACGCCGGAGCTGGTCCCCGCCGTCGGCGATGCCGTGATGTCGGTGGCCGCGGCAGATGACCCCTCCAAGCTCAGCCTGCAGACCAGCGAGAACCTCGCGGCCCTGCGGTCCCTCGTCGGAGGCCAGCTCGGGTCCTTCTCCCGGGGTCTTGTGCTCGCCTTGCTGGCTGTCACCGGTGGTCTGCTGGCCGTCCTGCTCTTCAGCCTGGTCATGATGCGCCGCAAGGACTTCGGCCGGCGCCGTGCGCTGGGTGCCAGCCGGGGCCTCATCGTGGGGTTGATCCTGGCGCAGACGGCCGTCCTGGCCGGGGTGGGTCTCATGCTCGGCGTGGACGTCTCCGTGGCGGTGCTGCTGGCCACGGCCGATCCCCTGCCCGGGGTGTCCTTCACGCTGGCGCTGTGCGTGCTGACACTGGCGACGGCTCTACTGTCTGCGATCCTTCCGGCGGTGGTGGCTAGCCGACGGGAACCCATCCGCGAGCTGCGCGTGCCCTGA